In the genome of Triticum urartu cultivar G1812 chromosome 5, Tu2.1, whole genome shotgun sequence, one region contains:
- the LOC125506426 gene encoding short-chain dehydrogenase TIC 32 B, chloroplastic-like, whose translation MLQAARYLLGSPGASGFGSKSTAEEVTAACPDLASLTAIITGATSGIGAETARVLAKRGARVVIPARSVKAAEDMRARILGECPGADVLVLHLDLSSLASVRDFARRFISLGLPLHLLINNAGKFSHGQLALSEDGVEMTFATNYLGHFLLTKLLLGKMAETAAATGVQGRIVNVSSSVHGWFSGDWADYLQLVTRRKIPYDATQAYAMSKLANVLHTKELAARLQEMGADVTVNCVHPGIVRTRLNRDREGLITDLVFVLLSKLLKTIPQAAATTCYAAVHPRLAGVSGRYLADCNEALPSPAAASRGEAARLWQASEDMISASSSQPDWNF comes from the exons ATGCTGCAGGCGGCCAGGTACCTGCTGGGCTCCCCGGGCGCCAGCGGGTTCGGCTCCAAGTCCACCGCCGAGGAGGTCACGGCCGCCTGCCCGGACCTCGCCTCgctcaccgccatcatcaccggcgccacgTCGGGGATCGGGGCGGAGACGGCGCGGGTTCTGGCCAAGCGCGGGGCGAGGGTCGTCATCCCGGCGCGGAGCGTGAAGGCGGCCGAGGACATGCGCGCGCGCATCCTTGGCGAGTGCCCCGGCGCCGACGTCCTCGTGCTGCACCTCGACCTCAGCTCGCTCGCCTCCGTCCGGGACTTCGCTCGCCGCTTCATCTCCCTCGGCCTGCCCCTCCACCTCCTCATCAACAACGCCGGCAAGTTCTCGCACGGCCAGCTCGCGCTGTCCGAGGACGGCGTCGAGATGACCTTCGCCACCAACTACCTCGGCCATTTCCTGCTGACGAAGCTCTTGCTGGGAAAGATGGCGGAGACTGCGGCGGCCACGGGGGTGCAGGGCCGCATCGTGAACGTGTCGTCCAGCGTGCACGGCTGGTTCTCCGGCGACTGGGCCGACTACCTTCAGCTCGTCACCCGCCGCAAGAT ACCCTACGACGCAACGCAGGCCTACGCGATGTCGAAGCTCGCCAATGTGCTGCACACCAAGGAGCTCGCCGCCCGCCTCCAG GAGATGGGCGCGGACGTGACGGTGAACTGCGTGCACCCGGGCATCGTGAGGACGCGCCTCAACCGCGACCGAGAGGGCCTCATCACAGATCTCGTCTTCGTGCTGCTCTCCAAGCTGCTCAAGACCATCCCCCAG GCTGCGGCGACCACGTGCTACGCGGCGGTGCACCCGAGGCTGGCCGGCGTGTCCGGCCGCTACCTCGCCGACTGCAACGAGGCGCTGCCGTCGCCGGCCGCGGCAAGCCGCGGCGAGGCCGCGCGGCTCTGGCAGGCGTCGGAGGACATGATCAGTGCCTCAAGCAGTCAACCGGACTGGAACTTCTGA